Within the Stenotrophomonas sp. 610A2 genome, the region CTTCGACAGCTACAACCAGTCGATGTACAACTTCATGACGCAGAACAACTCGTCCATGCAGGCCGTCGACTACTTCAACCCGACTGGCCCGGGCGGCTTCGTCACTGGCGGTCACACCAATGCCAATCCGGGTAGCGGCACCGGCATCATCTACGACAACCAGGTGCGTTTCTCGGAAGTCACGACCAAGGGTGTTGACCTGGACCTGCAGTATCGCGGTGACGGCTGGAAGCTGGGCGGCAAGATCGGCACCAGCAAGTCCGAGAACCCGAACATCAGCCAGTACCTGATCGAGCCGGTCTACAGCGGCGCCTACAGCTGGGACTACCGCAAGGGCTTCCAGGCCGACAATCAGGCTGACTACTACGATCCGGCCAACTGGGGCAACATCTTCGGCAACAACGGCGTGTTCAGTTCCGAAGCCAAGGACAAGTACGCGCAGCTGGATTTCAGCAAAAACTTCGACAGCATCTTCAACCAGCTTCTGGTCGGCGTGCGCCGCACCGAACATACCGAGAACTACGGCCTGGGCGTGTACGGCGGTGTTCGTACCGGCACACTGGCTGATGTCGGCACCATCGGCAACACCAACCTGCTCGGCAGCATGGGCGGCGTGTTCGGCAACACCAGCCACCACCCGCAGGTTGGCCAGGGCAACGTGATCAACTGGATCCATGGCAGCCCGGTGGATTACTCCCGCTCTGACGCTTCCAGCCTGTTGAACAACACCTGGGAACTGGAACAGAAGACAACCGCCGCCTACACGCAGCTGAACTTCTCCACCGGCGCCCTGCGCGGCAATGTTGGCCTTCGCTGGGTCCAGACCAAGACCGACAGCAGCGCTTATGTATATGGCGACAACGTACCGGTACTGCCGGCACCTGCCGACTGGTGGCAGACCAGCAAGAGCAAGAAGAGCAACATGCTGCCCTCGCTCAACCTTGTCTATGACAACGGCAGCGACGTGGTGCTGCGCGCATCCGCTGCCAAGGTCATCGCCTGGGCGCCGTACAACCTGATGTCGAACAACCTGTTCCTCAACGACACCATGATGACCGGCTCGGGCGGCAACCCGGATCTGGATCCGTACAAGGCCTACAACTTCAATCTGTCGGCCGAGTGGTATTTCGCACCGCAGTCGATCCTGGCCGGCTCCGTGTTCCTGAAGCAGACCCAGAACTACGTACTGCAGACCCCGGGCACCGAGCGCCGCTACAACTCGATGCGTGACAGCAACCCGGCAACCTGGGCTACTACCGTTGGTTCGCATGGCTGTCTGGCCGATGGCTTCTGCGACTACAGCGTCACCCGTCCGCGCAATGCTGGCGGCGCCAGCGTCCGCGGCTTCAACGTCAACTACCAGCAGGCGTTTGGCGATACCGGCCTGGGCCTGATTGCCAACTACACCTACGCGACTGGCGATACAGATGCGGGCAACAACATGCCCTATCTGTCGCGCAGCACCGTCAGCGTCAGCCCGTACTTTGAAAACGAGCAGTTCAGCGTCCGCGTCAACTACAACTGGCGCAGCAAGTACGAGGGCGTGGGCTATGTCGCTGGCGCACCGGCCGCAACCACCGCTGCGTATGCCGACCTGAGCGCCAGCCTGGGTTGGAACTTCACCGACAACCTGAGCCTTTCGCTGGATGCGATGAACCTGCTGAACGAGAAGTACAAGCAGTATGT harbors:
- a CDS encoding TonB-dependent receptor, which gives rise to MHRKTMLSAAIISCLAFGAHAQEAAKTATDLDTVTVTGIRASLEKSLDTKRNNDTVSESITAEDIGKFPNTNAAEAMALIPGVTIDRRFGQGERVSIDGTDPSLNLSFIDGHPVAQAIWLYGESPNRGFDYTMLAPEVLGRLEIIKSSEARLPEGSLGGTVMMHSRKPLDMDANSVSGSVGYSYNDQAEKGSPNISVLYSWKNDDSTWGVNVAAQRHEEKVDRQGIEIFGYSTVADFAAVNPNVAAQIAKGELRPTDRVAQEVNVAYFQQERKRDSALVNLQFKPNDQFEGTLSGLYIKENFDSYNQSMYNFMTQNNSSMQAVDYFNPTGPGGFVTGGHTNANPGSGTGIIYDNQVRFSEVTTKGVDLDLQYRGDGWKLGGKIGTSKSENPNISQYLIEPVYSGAYSWDYRKGFQADNQADYYDPANWGNIFGNNGVFSSEAKDKYAQLDFSKNFDSIFNQLLVGVRRTEHTENYGLGVYGGVRTGTLADVGTIGNTNLLGSMGGVFGNTSHHPQVGQGNVINWIHGSPVDYSRSDASSLLNNTWELEQKTTAAYTQLNFSTGALRGNVGLRWVQTKTDSSAYVYGDNVPVLPAPADWWQTSKSKKSNMLPSLNLVYDNGSDVVLRASAAKVIAWAPYNLMSNNLFLNDTMMTGSGGNPDLDPYKAYNFNLSAEWYFAPQSILAGSVFLKQTQNYVLQTPGTERRYNSMRDSNPATWATTVGSHGCLADGFCDYSVTRPRNAGGASVRGFNVNYQQAFGDTGLGLIANYTYATGDTDAGNNMPYLSRSTVSVSPYFENEQFSVRVNYNWRSKYEGVGYVAGAPAATTAAYADLSASLGWNFTDNLSLSLDAMNLLNEKYKQYVAQEEALAAEYYTGRRYMANLRFKF